Proteins encoded together in one Macadamia integrifolia cultivar HAES 741 chromosome 8, SCU_Mint_v3, whole genome shotgun sequence window:
- the LOC122085464 gene encoding WUSCHEL-related homeobox 5-like, producing the protein MDEGMSGFCIKAGGRCSGGGGGGGGGGTKCGRWNPTAEQVKVLSDLFRSGLRTPTTDQIQKISSQLSFYGKIESKNVFYWFQNHKARERQKRRRVSVEISDIFDGADKVFTEKHGGEIEEISEPERVFETLQLFPLKNSYEELSESQKLRLLRSERNEITTFSCAMERDQIDHPHLDLRLSFV; encoded by the exons ATGGACGAAGGAATGTCAGGTTTTTGTATTAAAGCAGGAGGAAgatgtagtggtggtggtggtggaggaggaggcGGAGGAACAAAGTGTGGACGTTGGAATCCGACTGCAGAGCAGGTGAAAGTACTGTCTGATCTGTTCAGATCAGGACTCCGGACTCCAACAACTGACCAGATCCAAAAGATTTCATCTCAGCTGAGCTTTTATGGTAAAATCGAGAGTAAGAACGTCTTCTACTGGTTCCAGAACCATAAAGCCAGAGAGAGGCAGAAACGAAGAAGAGTTTCCGTTGAAATAAGCGATATATTCGATGGTGCAGATAAGGTTTTCACTGAAAAAC ATGGTGGAGAGATAGAAGAGATTTCAGAACCTGAAAGAGTGTTTGAGACGCTGCAACTGTTTCCATTGAAGAACTCATATGAAGAGTTATCAGAATCACAGAAACTAAGATTGCTGAGAAGCGAACGCAACGAGATTACGACATTTTCATGTGCAATGGAGAGAGATCAGATTGATCATCCGCATCTTGATCTTCGTCTGAGCTTTGTGTAA
- the LOC122086260 gene encoding uncharacterized protein LOC122086260: MASFTIAFGPALTGRVFAATASKSSGGSREEKGPLDWILGNLTKEDQFYETDPILKKVEEKSDGTTSRGNSVVVPPKKKNGVFGGLFAKN, from the coding sequence atggcttcGTTCACAATTGCTTTTGGTCCGGCATTAACTGGAAGAGTTTTTGCGGCGACGGCATCAAAGAGCTCCGGTGGAAGCAGAGAGGAGAAAGGGCCGCTCGATTGGATCCTCGGAAATCTAACGAAGGAAGACCAGTTTTATGAGACTGACCCTATCCTCAAGAAGGTTGAGGAGAAGAGTGATGGAACAACGAGCCGCGGTAATTCCGTTGTAGTTCCTCCAAAGAAGAAGAACGGTGTCTTTGGAGGCCTTTTCGCCAAGAACTGA
- the LOC122087535 gene encoding sulfoquinovosyl transferase SQD2-like: MISHSINPTFTLSNTPTSFSSLPSQSSSSLPTFSATVTASSHLSSSPRRRCRLFCNQKRLLRFVETRGSRIRSAEDIPRKKMAIAEIREVDEEGSPPLLNEIEGSSKPRRIALFVEPSPFAYVSGYKNRFQNFIKYLREMGDEVMVVTTHEGVPREFYGAKLIGSRSFPCPWYQKVPLSLALSPRIISEVANFKPDIIHASSPGIMVFGALIISKLLCVPIVMSYHTHVPVYIPRYTFSWLVKPMWLIIKFLHRAADLTLVPSAAIGRDLEAERVTAANKIRLWNKGVDSESFNPRFRNYNMRVRLSNGEPEKPLIIHVGRLGVEKSLDFLKRVMERLPEVRIAFIGDGPYRGELEEMFSGMPAVFTGMLQGEELSQAYASGDVFMMPSESETLGLVVLEAMSSGVPVVAARAGGVPDIIPADQEGKTSFLFNPGDIEDCMSKLIPLLSSQELRETIGKAAREEMEKYDWRAATRTIRNEQYNAAIWFWRKKRAQLLRPIQWLMRRIFRSPEVNYA, from the exons ATGATTTCTCATTCTATAAATCCTACCTTTACCCTTTCCAATACTCCGacttctttttcatctcttccttctcagtcttcttcttctcttcccacttTCTCTGCTACGGTTACTGCTTCTTCTCATCTCTCGTCTTCACCAAGAAGACGTTGCCGTCTCTTCTGCAATCAGAAGCGTCTCCTGCGATTCGTTGAAACAAGAGGGAGTAGGATAAGAAGCGCAGAAGATATTCCAAGGAAGAAGATGGCAATTGCAGAAATTAGAGAAGTAGATGAGGAAGGATCACCTCCTCTTTTGAACGAAATTGAAGGTTCTTCAAAGCCTCGCCGCATCGCTCTCTTTGTAGAGCCTTCTCCTTTTGC ATATGTGTCTGGATACAAAAATCGGTTTCAGAATTTCATCAAATATCTGCGTGAAATGGGAGATGAG GTCATGGTTGTAACAACTCATGAAGGAGTACCCCGAGAGTTTTATGGAGCAAAGTTAATTGGATCAAGGAG CTTCCCCTGCCCCTGGTATCAGAAGGTGCCCCTTTCGCTAGCACTCAGCCCTAGAATAATCTCAGAGGTAGCCAATTTCAAGCCAGACATAATACATGCATCGTCGCCTGGAATAATG GTATTTGGAGCTCTGATCATATCGAAACTACTCTGTGTGCCTATTGTGATGTCGTATCACACTCATGTCCCAGT ATATATCCCAAGATACACCTTTAGTTGGTTGGTGAAACCTATGTGGTTAATTATAA AGTTTCTTCACAGGGCTGCTGACCTTACTCTCGTACCTTCTGCTGCCATTGGAAGGGATCTTGAAGCAGAGCGTGTAACAGCAG CTAATAAGATACGACTCTGGAACAAAGGTGTTGATTCTGAAAGCTTTAACCCCCGCTTCCGTAACTATAATATGCGTGTAAGACTAAG CAATGGAGAACCTGAGAAACCACTGATAATCCATGTTGGAAGGCTAGGAGTTGAGAAGAGCTTGGATTTTCTAAAGAG GGTCATGGAAAGGCTTCCAGAAGTGCGGATTGCTTTTATAGGAGATGGACCATATAG GGGGGAACTCGAAGAAATGTTCTCTGGCATGCCTGCAGTATTCACAGGAATGTTGCAAGGAGAGGAACTCTCCCAGGCATACGCTAGTGGAGATGTATTTATGATGCCTTCTGAATCAGAGACCCTTGGACTTGTTGTCTTAGAGGCCATGTCATCAGGAGTTCCAGTGGTGGCAGCTCGGGCTGGGGGTGTACCGGACATAATTCCGGCAGATCAGGAGGGAAAAACAAGCTTCCTTTTTAATCCAGGAGATATTGAGGACTGCATGAGCAAATTGATACCTCTATTGTCCAGCCAAGAGCTGAGAGAAACCATTGGAAAAGCTGCACGTGAAGAGATGGAGAAGTATGATTGGCGAGCAGCCACCCGTACAATAAGGAATGAGCAATACAATGCTGCAATTTGGTTTTGGCGAAAGAAAAGAGCACAGCTACTGAGGCCAATACAATGGTTGATGAGAAGAATTTTCCGCTCACCAGAAGTTAACTATGCATGA